The Prevotella melaninogenica region CGACGGTATAGATATTCATACGATTAGAGCCTGCGCCCATAATACCACGAAGTCCACCTGTACCAAACTCTAAATCCTTATAAAAAGACTCAATAAGGTCAGCCTTATCGTCATTGTTAATCATAGCCTCAACGGCAGAACGAGTTTCTTCATCAAAAGCAGGAGACAGCCACTGTCTTGCTTTCTCTTCGCATTGTGCGATGAGTGTTTGGTTATTGCTCATAATTTAAGTATTTTCTTATTTACAACTTGTATTTGCAAATGTAATCAATAATTCTGAGAAAGACACTTGCAAATAGAGTTTTTTTTGTATTTTTGCAGCTATATAAACCGAGGCTTTGCTAAGAATAATACGTTCTATAGCATATTTCTCAACATAAGAATTATATTTAATCTTGTAACTTTACATAAATGGATTTAAATTTTGAAGGTATACTCCTCGCAGTATGTACGTTTTTAATCATTGGACTTTGTCATCCACTCGTTATAAAAACAGAGTATTATTTCGGTACAAAACCTTGGTGGCTATGGCTCATAGCGGGTATTGCTTGCTGTGTAGCAGCCTTGTTTGTACAAAGTATCTTTTGGTCTGCTCTACTCGGTGTCCTTGGAGCTTCATTCCTTTGGGGAATTGGTGAGCTCATCTCGCAGGAGAAGCGTGTCTTAAAAGGATGGTTCCCTATGAATCCTAAACGTAAGGAACACTACGAAAAACTTAGCAAAGACGAGTCTATATGCCCTTGTAAGCATAAAAAATAAAGACTATCAGCTCTTCTTTTACCATCGTGCTAACGCCCCGCACATATGGTGCGGAGGCTTAACACCAATGGTGTTAACAGCTAAATACATCTTAAAACACTGTCACGACTGGTTCTAAACTACGCTTAAAGAAATCGTCCATAGCAGAGTTTCAGACTCTACTATGGACGATTATCACAACCATAAAAGACGAATAGACTTCTTGTATATGGTTAGAAGTTTATTTAAACAATTACTTTACTGTCACACGACGCTCACGAATCAGCTTAATCTGACGTAACAAATCGTTGTAATGAAGGAGGTTAATGCCTTCACTTTGTGCTGCTTGTGCCTTACAGAACTGCTCAACAGTATCTAAATGCTGCATGAGATAGAGCATAATATCTGAATTACTTGCACGGTCAGCAACGGTTGGTTTGTCTTTCTGAACAGGATTTAAAAGGCTATTCAGTTGGTCTACATAGTTACGCTCGAGTAAGCGACGTGTGCGTACCTGCATATCATTAAGACCAGTGAGTGGTTTCCAAACACTGTGGAACAAATCATTAAGATAGTCTTTGAACTGATAAGCACCTGCCTCACGCTGGTCCTTATAAATCTTATCCATAATGGTTCCGTTCATCATCACCTTCAGAATACGATCCTGATAAGTACTGATTTCGTCGACAAGGTCGGTACCTGCAATATCAGTCATAGATGAAGGATAAAGCCAAAGTGGTGCTTCAAACACCTGACGACCGATATAGTCGACAGCATCTCTACCCTTCTTAGCTGGTGCAACCTCATAAGGTTTCTGCCCAGGCATATTGTTAATGTAACGACCACCAATGCTCTTCAGTACATGATTCGTATAACGTCCATACTGACCAACAACACTTCGCCACATTTCCATGCGGTCCTCGTACTGGTCGTTAGGCTGACGTGTCCACTCTGGAAGTTTTGCAACGATACGTTTCAAGTTCTTAATACCATAATCACTCGCCTTCACATTGTCATCTCCAAGGTCTTCTGTCTGTGCACGTGGGTCTTCATTCTTACCCTCACCACCAAACCAAAGACGCGGATTCTTAGCAAGAATGGCTGTTGTCTCAGTCATCAACTTCTCCTTCTCATCCATCTCATCTTTGAACTCTGGACGATACTGATAGCCCCAACGGATTGCCCACTTGTCGTAATCGTTCACACGTGGGAAGAGTCCGCGCTCAGAAATGCCATCTTCTGGCTGTGCAACGTAATTGAAACGAGCATAGTCCATGATGCTGGCAGTATGACCATGTTCCTCAACCCATTTCTTATCACGCAGCTTCTCTACTGGTGTAGCATGGCTTGCACCCATGTTATGACGTAGACCGATAGTATGTCCCACCTCATGACTTGACACAAAGCGAATCAACTCACCCATGAGTTTATCATCCATGTGTACCGTTTGCGCACGCTTGTCCAATGGAGCGCACTGTGTGAAGTACCACTTTGTCAAGAGGTTCATCACATTATGATACCAACAGATATGACTCTCGATAATCTCACCACTACGTGGGTCAACAATACGAGGTCCGTATGCATTCTCTATCTCAGCTGGAAGATAACGAAGAACATTGAAACGAGCATCATCAACACTCATTGTTGGGTCGTTAGGCCACTCCTTTGCCTGTATTGCATTCTTAAAACCAGCTGCCTCAAAAGCTACATTCCAATCCTCAATACCTTTCATGAGATAAGGAACCCACTTCTTTGGAGTGGCGGGGTCAATATAGAATACGATAGGTTTGATAGGCTCTGAAAGCTTACCCTTTGCGTATGCCTTCTTATCTTTAGGCTCTAAACGGAATCGAGAGATAAACTGCTGACGATCTGTCTTGGTCTGGTCATCACTGAAGATAGTGTATCTGTTCGTGAAATAGCCCACACGATTATCCCATACTCGCTTACGCATAGGCACCTTCGGAAGAAGGACAACACTGGTATTCAGGCCGATGGTCATTGCACCTGTATAAGAAGCGGGTACAGAAGAAGGTGAACTTGAATAAGTACGTGTCGTTGCAATCTCTACATTAATAGGATAAACCTTCATCGTATCAATGAAAGTACGGTCAGACATCAGTCCACCTAACTTCAACTGCTTAGAGTCGTTTGAAGACACACTAAGAACTGCATTATCTTTAACAAACAATGGTGTAACATCAATCAACTGTGCCTTTGTATCCTTGTTACGACCAATTACCTTAAATGAAGCGACAATAGGGTCAGCCGTAGAAGCTTTCAACGTACGAGAAATACTGCTCTTAGGGTTAGCCTCTTGTGAAAGGACGTAGGCACGAAGCAACATTGTCTTGTCATCACGCTGCTCAAAATAAACCGTCTGTTGGTTAACTGCCTCTCCAGCAAACTTACCAAAGTTCTGTGGAACAGCTGTAAAACGAGTCACAGCAAGCAGATAACGACCAATAATAGAGTCAGGAACCTCAAAATACCATTGATCATCAATATGTCTTACGGTAAAGAGTCCATTCTGAACACTTCCTTTTTTCTTCACGAGTTGATCATAAGCAGAAGGCTTTTCCTTTTCTTTCTCAGGTGCTTTCTCTTTCTGAATATTCTGTTTTGTAGTGTCTTTACGCTGTGTGATAGTGTCTTTTACAGCACGATAGACATACCTGTTGCCTGCTACGCCTACTCCACTTCCGAGCATAAGCGCAAACAGACAGGCTGTTGCTTTTTTGTTGATTGACATAGATTTATTAGTAACTTTACTTTATATTTACACATAGAATAAATAAAGACAACCTTACTTTAATACGGTTGCTTTACGAACACGGACATCAACCAATGGTCGGTCGTTTGCATCAACAGGCTGACGTTGAATACGCTCAACAACATCTAAGCCCTCCAACACTTGTCCAAAAACTGTGTACTGTCCGTCCAAATGAGGTGTTCCTCCCACCTCCTTATATATCTGACGTACCTCAGGTGTCATCTGTACCGTACTATCTGTATGTGCGTTAAGGCGTTCCTGCGCCCAGTCAAGCTGTCCGTCAGAGAACTTTATTCCCCATACAATATAGAACTGTGAGGCAGATGACTCACGCTTCGGGTTGACATCATCGCTCTCACGTGCTGCAGCAACAGCGCCACGACGATGCAATAGCTTCGGATAATTTATCTCAGCAGGAAGCGAATAGGTCTCAGGCGTATCGCCTAATGCCTGTCCGGGCTTTGCTGTCTTCGAAGCCATATCACCTGACTGTATCATAAAATCCTTAATAACACGATGAAACAAAACACCATTATAGGCACCACTGCGCACCAACTTTAAGAAGTTGTCACGATGGCGTGGTGTCTCATTATAAAGTTGAATACGAATGTTTCCACTGTCTGTTTCCAACAATACTTCATGACGTAATGTGTCTGTCAAAGACTGTGCTTGAACATTAGCAACAAACAAAATCAGCAAAAAGGAATATAATAACTTCTTCATCTTTTTTAATAAAGCGCAAATTATCCGCAAAGATAAACATTTAAGAACAAATAACCTAATTAACCGATAACAAAAAAGCGCTTAAAAGGACAGATATATCAAGGAAAGAACGTACCTTTGCACAACAAAAGAAGCTCGTTGATGATATCTCCTCTTGAATTATTTACGTGAAAAGAAGAATTTCTTTTCATGAAAATAAAGATTTCTACTCACGTAAATAAATATTTATTTTCACGTAAATAATTTGCAAAAGCAAGTCTATAAGCATTAAAGTAAGAATAGAGGATAACTATTATAACGACTGAATTTCAAACAATTAATAACTTTTATATATTGTAATAAATAGTCAATGACACAAACAAAAAGTATATTTCAACGCCCACTATGGGTGACAGTCTTTGCCCTAACAGCTGCAATTGCATGGGGCTGGGCATATCCCTTGATTAAATTAGGTTTCTCAGAGTTTGCCATCACAGCAGATATGACAGGCTCTAAAATGCTTTTTGCTGGTATTCGTTTCTGTCTTTCGGGACTGATTATATTGGCAATTGCAGGTGCAAAAAAGCGTGATTTCAAAGTAAGAAAACCTGTCGATTGGTGGTATATCCTATTGTTCTGTATGATGAATACCACACTTCATTATGCCTTTTTCTACTTTGGTCTATCTCATAGTGAGGGTTCACGAGCAGCCATTCTCAACTCGTTAAGTGTCTTCTCTGTTGTTATCTTCGCTTGTATCTTCTTTAAGAGCGACCGTATGACGGTGAAAAAAATCATTGGTTGTGTTGTTGGTTTTGCAGGTATATTATCACTAAATTTAGGCGGAGCAGAGAGTGGACAGTTCACTTGGTTAGGTGACGGAATGATTATTCTTAACGCCCTTTGTGGTGCCTCAGCATCACTACTTACTCGTGGATTGGGTAAACGTGTTGATGTCTTTGTCGGTACTGGCTACAGCTTAGCAATAGGTGGTGCATTATTGATTATCCCTGGACTAATGATGGGTGGTGAACTTCCACAGATTACCCTTTTAGGTATTACCTACCTACTCTTACTCATCGCTATTAGTACATTAGGTTTCACGCTCTATAACAAACTACTCACTTGCAATCCTGTTGGTAAGGTAGCTATCTACAATTCATTGATTCCAGTTGTCGGTGCAGTTACCTCTTGCCTATGCCTTGACGAAACATTCTATATCAAATATATGATAGCTGGTGCATTAGCAGCAGGGGGTATATACATTATTAATAAGAGTTAGACACCTAAACAGCTATTTTGTGCAAAGAAACCATAGCTATAGAATGTCCCCAAAAGACAAGCTCTATGGTACCATTGTCACATAATAGCATCTTAACATCAATCAGATTGTAAAATAAAATCATAGTATTAGAAAACAACTAAGGCTTAATTGCATTCGAATTAAGGCTTAATTGCATTCGAATTAAGGCTTAATTGACGTGCAAAAGGGCGTTAGTTACATCCCAACTAACGCCCTTTTGCAATGCTATTAAGCACCTATTACCTTACAGCTTTATAACTTCCTGTTTATCTGTAGCTTACAAACGCATTCAAAACAGTAGTGTTTTGATGAGAAACATGGTATAAAAGCCATTAAGATTGTAATAATATTTCAAATCTATCGACGACCGTGATAACCCATACCATGCTTCTCGTCATGTTTGAAACGAGTAGTAAAATCGGGCTTTTCCATCTCTATAGGATTTGCATTCAGCTCTGGTTCGCCCATCCACTCTACAATCTTATCCACCCAAAGGGCAGCACCTTGACGTGTTGGATGAATACCATCCGCTCGAGAAGCAATGACAGAACTACTGTCAAAGAATCGACCTTCACCCGTACATTCACGTATCACATCAACAATTGTTCTATCTTTAATCTTCTTCCAAGGGAGAGGACCAACCCATACATATGGAATATTACCAACACGACTCAGAATCGTTTGAATTGCTGTTTCACGTCTACTATAATCCTTATAACCTAAGTCATTGGTACCTAAGCTAATAATTATATAAGTAGGACGCACTCTTTCTATCTGATATTGAAGGTCAGCAGCAATCGCCCAGTCACGTGTTGTGCTACCATACCATACGATTGAATGAAACTTAAAACCGTTCTTTACGGCATAATCATTAAATCGAGAGCCAAGACCATCAGCCATAGAATCACCAATGAGAAGTACTACTTGGTCACGACTTTCTGCCACCTGTGACACTCGGGTTGTCGATGTGGGCAATGGTTCCATTGCCATTTCTTCTACCGAGGCTGAAGCTGTTTGAGATTTAGCAGCTACTGGCATTACATCTGGCTCTACTGATTTAGCCGGTTCGACATCATGTTCGTTTATTCCGTTAGCATCCTGCGCTGAAACAGCAGGTGACAAGAGGAAAAGAAATAGTAATACTATAAAATACTTTATTGTTCTCACAATTATTTATTTTTGCGTTTAATGGCGTGGTCATACCGCCATATCTCTACGCTGTTAATAATGTTCTGCCACAAAATGTAGCAGCCTGGACCCACAGTTGACAATGGATTCAGATAAGTGTAGGCTATCCAGATAGCAAAAGCAGTGTTCTTCTGCCCTAAAGCCTGTCCCGCATTAATCGTACTGCGGAAGAAATAACCAATATATCTACCCATGGCAAATTGTATCAAGCAAAGTATTAATGCCAATACAGCAATCAACAAAAGGAAGCTAACAGCTACCTCAGCATGGACAATGTTCTTTACTGTTGTGCCTGAAACGATGAGTAATGAACATCCCCAAAGATAATAACTAAGGTTGTTCACACTGATTACCCATTGATAGAACCTACATAAAGTGTGCCAATGTTTCGTTATATAAGCCAAAATCATCGGTACTACCAATACCAGACACACCTTATAAAGAATTGCCACAAAAGCACTCCAGAAAGTTATATCCGCTTCAGCATCAAGCAAGGGAAAGCAGACTGGTATCAACAAGGCACAGAGAAAGTT contains the following coding sequences:
- a CDS encoding DUF4491 family protein encodes the protein MDLNFEGILLAVCTFLIIGLCHPLVIKTEYYFGTKPWWLWLIAGIACCVAALFVQSIFWSALLGVLGASFLWGIGELISQEKRVLKGWFPMNPKRKEHYEKLSKDESICPCKHKK
- a CDS encoding DMT family transporter, whose protein sequence is MTQTKSIFQRPLWVTVFALTAAIAWGWAYPLIKLGFSEFAITADMTGSKMLFAGIRFCLSGLIILAIAGAKKRDFKVRKPVDWWYILLFCMMNTTLHYAFFYFGLSHSEGSRAAILNSLSVFSVVIFACIFFKSDRMTVKKIIGCVVGFAGILSLNLGGAESGQFTWLGDGMIILNALCGASASLLTRGLGKRVDVFVGTGYSLAIGGALLIIPGLMMGGELPQITLLGITYLLLLIAISTLGFTLYNKLLTCNPVGKVAIYNSLIPVVGAVTSCLCLDETFYIKYMIAGALAAGGIYIINKS
- a CDS encoding SGNH/GDSL hydrolase family protein — encoded protein: MRTIKYFIVLLFLFLLSPAVSAQDANGINEHDVEPAKSVEPDVMPVAAKSQTASASVEEMAMEPLPTSTTRVSQVAESRDQVVLLIGDSMADGLGSRFNDYAVKNGFKFHSIVWYGSTTRDWAIAADLQYQIERVRPTYIIISLGTNDLGYKDYSRRETAIQTILSRVGNIPYVWVGPLPWKKIKDRTIVDVIRECTGEGRFFDSSSVIASRADGIHPTRQGAALWVDKIVEWMGEPELNANPIEMEKPDFTTRFKHDEKHGMGYHGRR
- a CDS encoding zinc-dependent metalloprotease; amino-acid sequence: MSINKKATACLFALMLGSGVGVAGNRYVYRAVKDTITQRKDTTKQNIQKEKAPEKEKEKPSAYDQLVKKKGSVQNGLFTVRHIDDQWYFEVPDSIIGRYLLAVTRFTAVPQNFGKFAGEAVNQQTVYFEQRDDKTMLLRAYVLSQEANPKSSISRTLKASTADPIVASFKVIGRNKDTKAQLIDVTPLFVKDNAVLSVSSNDSKQLKLGGLMSDRTFIDTMKVYPINVEIATTRTYSSSPSSVPASYTGAMTIGLNTSVVLLPKVPMRKRVWDNRVGYFTNRYTIFSDDQTKTDRQQFISRFRLEPKDKKAYAKGKLSEPIKPIVFYIDPATPKKWVPYLMKGIEDWNVAFEAAGFKNAIQAKEWPNDPTMSVDDARFNVLRYLPAEIENAYGPRIVDPRSGEIIESHICWYHNVMNLLTKWYFTQCAPLDKRAQTVHMDDKLMGELIRFVSSHEVGHTIGLRHNMGASHATPVEKLRDKKWVEEHGHTASIMDYARFNYVAQPEDGISERGLFPRVNDYDKWAIRWGYQYRPEFKDEMDEKEKLMTETTAILAKNPRLWFGGEGKNEDPRAQTEDLGDDNVKASDYGIKNLKRIVAKLPEWTRQPNDQYEDRMEMWRSVVGQYGRYTNHVLKSIGGRYINNMPGQKPYEVAPAKKGRDAVDYIGRQVFEAPLWLYPSSMTDIAGTDLVDEISTYQDRILKVMMNGTIMDKIYKDQREAGAYQFKDYLNDLFHSVWKPLTGLNDMQVRTRRLLERNYVDQLNSLLNPVQKDKPTVADRASNSDIMLYLMQHLDTVEQFCKAQAAQSEGINLLHYNDLLRQIKLIRERRVTVK
- a CDS encoding bile acid:sodium symporter; amino-acid sequence: MRRIIQFIKEWTLPVSIATGSLLYLVFAFIPALDGAANFFAPILDAALPLFMFLVLYVTFCKVDFRKLIPVGWHLWIALSQVLMVAVVIGAILFFHVTGDSLILLEALLTCIICPCASAAAVVTQKLGGNLEEMTTYTFLSNFLCALLIPVCFPLLDAEADITFWSAFVAILYKVCLVLVVPMILAYITKHWHTLCRFYQWVISVNNLSYYLWGCSLLIVSGTTVKNIVHAEVAVSFLLLIAVLALILCLIQFAMGRYIGYFFRSTINAGQALGQKNTAFAIWIAYTYLNPLSTVGPGCYILWQNIINSVEIWRYDHAIKRKNK
- a CDS encoding peptidylprolyl isomerase, producing MKKLLYSFLLILFVANVQAQSLTDTLRHEVLLETDSGNIRIQLYNETPRHRDNFLKLVRSGAYNGVLFHRVIKDFMIQSGDMASKTAKPGQALGDTPETYSLPAEINYPKLLHRRGAVAAARESDDVNPKRESSASQFYIVWGIKFSDGQLDWAQERLNAHTDSTVQMTPEVRQIYKEVGGTPHLDGQYTVFGQVLEGLDVVERIQRQPVDANDRPLVDVRVRKATVLK